A region of Pseudomonas sp. Marseille-Q3773 DNA encodes the following proteins:
- the mscK gene encoding mechanosensitive channel MscK, which translates to MSLRVYLRTALLGLCLSLSFAATAAEAPTTASIQNSLDKIAERKLPEAEQKALQQVLEQTLSLLASKEDNEKKLAALKQQLAGAPKETSDSQRELAKLKESKPQPVAQRYASLSVPQLEQMLGERSNQQGELQKALSEANSLIINSQTRPERAQAEISNAQARTQQINSILKTGKDAGKPINADQRNQLNAELASLNALTLLRRQELAGNSLLQDLGNARHDLLIERAARLEQEIQDLQTLINDKRLAQSQEAVTQQSIEAQKAGGSSLLATESAVNLKLSDYLLKSTDRLNELTQQNLRTKQQLDSLTQADQALDEQINVLKGSLLLSKILYKQKQTLPHLKLDRDLADQIADTRLYQFEVNQQREQMSSPVTYVDKLLAAQPQEEVTPQLRKALLEVAITRSDLLERLNRELSALLNESITLQLNQKQLLGTAQSLRTTLDEQMFWIPSNKPLDWDWLRYVPERLADQVANLPWGSGLNELADGLSQRPLLFLPLLLVIGALLWRRKYLYQRLGKVHQDIGHFRRDSQWHTPQAILINILLAMPVSLGLALCSYALQIDARGQNANLGAALWQLAQAWLVFYTAYRILAPGGVAEIHFRWHKPQVEFLRGWVRRLGTVVLALVGVVAVAEHQPSALADDVLGIGVVLTCYALMAWLLSRLLLSSPAHRDTSLFRKAVGVAFTALPIALFVAVCFGYYYTALKLTDRLIYTLYLLLFWLVIEAAFVRGLSVAARRLAYQRALSKRAAAKEGLDGEVISEEPTLDIEQVNQQSLRLIRLALLGGFIAGLYWVWSDLISVFAYLNNFVLYEYTSGTGAAASMVPISLGDLLGALVIVGITFALAGNLPGLLEVLVLSRLNLAQGSAYATTTLLSYTIVGVGIVSTLSTLGVSWDKLQWLVAALSVGLGFGMQEIFANFISGIMILFERPVRIGDTITIGNLSGTVSKIRIRATTITDFDRKDIIVPNKTFITGQLINWSLTDTVTRVTLKLGIDYGSDLDLVRDLLLKGAHENPRVLKDPEPIVYFLNFGESSLDHELRMHVRDLGDRNPTLDEINRYINREFKAHNIKISVRQVEVFLMDPKGGKQQLVPIEQPKSDGTASA; encoded by the coding sequence ATGTCCCTGCGCGTGTATCTCCGCACAGCCCTGCTCGGGCTGTGCCTGTCTCTCTCTTTTGCAGCCACTGCGGCAGAAGCCCCGACCACCGCCAGCATCCAGAACAGCCTCGACAAGATCGCCGAGCGCAAGCTGCCCGAGGCGGAGCAGAAAGCCCTGCAGCAGGTCCTGGAGCAAACCCTCAGCCTGCTCGCCAGCAAGGAAGACAACGAGAAGAAGCTCGCCGCGCTCAAGCAGCAGCTGGCCGGGGCCCCGAAGGAAACCAGCGACAGCCAGCGCGAACTGGCCAAGCTCAAGGAAAGCAAGCCACAGCCGGTGGCCCAGCGCTATGCCAGCCTCAGCGTGCCGCAACTGGAGCAGATGCTCGGCGAGCGCAGCAACCAGCAGGGCGAGCTGCAGAAGGCACTGTCCGAAGCCAACAGCCTGATCATCAATTCGCAGACCCGTCCGGAACGCGCCCAGGCGGAAATCAGCAATGCCCAGGCGCGCACCCAGCAGATCAACAGCATCCTCAAGACCGGCAAGGATGCCGGCAAACCGATCAACGCCGACCAACGCAACCAGCTGAATGCCGAACTGGCCTCGCTCAACGCGCTTACCCTGCTACGCCGCCAGGAGCTGGCTGGCAACAGCCTGCTGCAGGACCTCGGCAATGCCCGCCACGACTTGCTGATCGAGCGCGCGGCGCGCCTGGAGCAGGAAATCCAGGACCTGCAGACACTGATCAACGACAAGCGTCTGGCCCAGTCCCAGGAAGCCGTCACCCAGCAATCGATCGAGGCCCAGAAGGCCGGTGGCAGCAGCCTGCTGGCCACCGAAAGCGCGGTCAACCTCAAGCTCTCCGACTATCTGCTCAAGAGCACCGACCGGCTCAACGAACTGACCCAGCAGAACCTGCGCACCAAGCAACAGTTGGACAGCCTGACCCAGGCTGACCAGGCGCTGGACGAACAGATCAACGTGCTCAAAGGCAGCCTGCTGCTGTCCAAGATTCTCTACAAGCAAAAGCAGACCCTGCCGCACCTGAAACTGGACCGCGACCTGGCCGACCAGATCGCCGACACCCGCCTGTACCAGTTCGAGGTCAACCAGCAGCGCGAGCAGATGAGCAGCCCGGTCACCTACGTCGACAAGCTGCTGGCGGCACAACCACAGGAAGAGGTGACGCCTCAGCTACGCAAGGCCCTGCTGGAAGTAGCCATCACCCGCAGCGACCTGCTGGAACGGCTGAACCGCGAACTGTCGGCACTGCTCAACGAATCGATCACGTTGCAGCTCAACCAGAAGCAATTGCTGGGCACCGCCCAGAGCCTGCGTACCACCCTCGACGAGCAGATGTTCTGGATCCCCAGCAACAAGCCGCTGGACTGGGACTGGCTGCGTTACGTGCCGGAGCGCCTGGCCGACCAGGTCGCCAACCTGCCGTGGGGCTCGGGCCTGAATGAACTGGCCGACGGCCTCAGCCAGCGGCCGTTGCTGTTCCTGCCGCTGCTGCTGGTGATCGGCGCCCTGCTGTGGCGGCGCAAGTACCTGTACCAGCGCCTGGGCAAGGTGCACCAGGACATCGGCCATTTCCGTCGCGACAGCCAGTGGCATACACCGCAGGCGATCCTCATCAACATCCTGCTGGCAATGCCGGTCAGCCTGGGCCTGGCCCTGTGCAGCTATGCCCTGCAGATCGACGCCCGTGGGCAGAACGCCAACCTCGGCGCCGCCCTCTGGCAGCTGGCCCAGGCCTGGCTGGTGTTCTACACCGCCTATCGCATCCTCGCCCCAGGTGGCGTGGCGGAAATCCATTTCCGCTGGCACAAGCCGCAGGTCGAGTTCCTGCGCGGCTGGGTACGCCGCCTGGGCACCGTGGTGCTGGCGCTGGTCGGCGTGGTGGCCGTGGCCGAACATCAGCCATCGGCGCTGGCCGACGATGTGCTGGGCATCGGCGTGGTGCTGACCTGCTATGCCCTGATGGCCTGGCTGCTCAGCCGCCTGCTGCTCAGCAGCCCCGCGCACCGCGACACCTCGCTGTTCCGCAAGGCCGTGGGCGTGGCCTTCACCGCACTGCCCATCGCCCTGTTCGTGGCCGTGTGCTTCGGCTACTACTACACCGCGCTGAAGCTCACCGACCGGCTGATCTACACCCTCTACCTGCTGCTGTTCTGGCTGGTGATCGAGGCCGCATTCGTGCGCGGGCTGTCGGTGGCCGCACGGCGCCTGGCCTACCAGCGCGCGCTGAGCAAACGGGCGGCGGCCAAGGAAGGGCTGGATGGCGAAGTCATCAGTGAAGAGCCGACGCTGGACATCGAGCAGGTCAACCAGCAATCGCTGCGCCTGATCCGCCTGGCCCTGCTCGGCGGCTTCATTGCCGGCCTGTACTGGGTGTGGTCGGACCTGATCTCGGTGTTCGCCTACCTCAACAACTTTGTCCTGTATGAATACACCAGCGGCACCGGCGCCGCCGCCAGCATGGTGCCGATCAGCCTCGGCGACCTGCTCGGTGCCCTGGTCATCGTCGGCATTACCTTTGCCTTGGCCGGCAACTTGCCAGGCCTGCTGGAAGTGCTGGTGCTGTCACGCCTGAACCTGGCCCAGGGCAGCGCCTACGCCACCACCACGCTGTTGTCATACACCATCGTCGGCGTCGGCATCGTCAGTACCCTGTCTACCCTCGGGGTCAGCTGGGACAAGCTGCAGTGGCTGGTGGCCGCGTTGTCGGTGGGCCTGGGCTTCGGCATGCAGGAAATCTTCGCCAACTTCATTTCCGGCATCATGATCCTGTTCGAACGCCCGGTGCGTATCGGCGACACCATCACCATCGGCAACCTCTCGGGCACGGTGAGCAAGATCCGCATCCGCGCCACCACCATCACCGATTTCGACCGCAAGGACATCATCGTCCCCAACAAGACCTTCATCACCGGTCAACTGATCAACTGGTCGCTGACCGACACGGTCACCCGGGTGACACTGAAGCTGGGCATCGACTACGGCTCCGACCTGGACCTGGTACGCGACCTGCTGCTCAAGGGTGCCCATGAGAACCCACGGGTGCTAAAGGACCCGGAGCCGATCGTGTATTTCCTCAACTTCGGCGAAAGCTCACTGGACCACGAGCTGCGCATGCACGTGCGCGACCTGGGCGACCGCAACCCGACCCTGGATGAGATCAACCGCTACATCAACCGTGAGTTCAAGGCGCACAACATCAAGATCTCGGTACGCCAGGTGGAGGTATTCCTGATGGACCCTAAAGGCGGCAAGCAACAGCTGGTTCCAATAGAGCAGCCGAAATCGGATGGCACTGCTTCGGCCTGA
- a CDS encoding YdiU family protein translates to MKALDQLTFDNRFARLGDAFSTQVLPEPIAEPRLVVASESAMALLDLDPAQAELPLFAELFSGHKLWDQADPRAMVYSGHQFGSYNPRLGDGRGLLLAEVLNDAGEHWDLHLKGAGQTPYSRMGDGRAVLRSSIREFLASEALHALGIATSRALCVIGSSTPVWRETRESAAMLTRLAPSHVRFGHFEYFYYTKQPEQQRVLIDHVLEQHYPECRDAEQPYLAMFRSIVERNAELIARWQAYGFCHGVMNTDNMSILGITFDFGPYAFLDDFDVNFICNHSDDRGRYSYANQVPIAHWNLSALAQALTTVIEVEPLKEALGLFLPLYQAHYLDLMRRRLGLTTAEDDDMALVERLLQRMQSGGVDYNLFFRKLGDKPVAEALKVVRDDFIDLAGFDAWGADYLARCEREAANADGRRERMHAVNPLYVLRNYLAQKAIEAAEAGDYSEVRRLHQVLSKPFEEQAGMQAYAERPPEWGKHLEISCSS, encoded by the coding sequence GTGAAAGCCCTCGACCAACTCACCTTCGACAACCGCTTCGCCCGCCTGGGCGATGCGTTCTCCACCCAGGTACTGCCCGAGCCCATCGCAGAGCCACGCCTGGTGGTTGCAAGCGAGTCGGCCATGGCCCTGCTCGACCTCGACCCGGCGCAGGCCGAACTGCCGCTGTTCGCCGAGCTGTTCAGCGGCCACAAGCTGTGGGACCAGGCCGACCCACGGGCGATGGTCTATTCCGGTCACCAGTTCGGCTCGTACAACCCACGGCTGGGTGATGGCCGCGGCCTGCTGCTGGCCGAAGTGCTCAATGATGCCGGCGAGCACTGGGACCTGCACCTCAAGGGCGCCGGCCAGACCCCTTACTCACGCATGGGCGACGGCCGCGCCGTGCTGCGCTCGTCGATCCGCGAGTTCCTCGCCTCGGAAGCCCTGCACGCCCTGGGCATCGCCACCAGCCGGGCGCTATGCGTCATCGGCTCCAGCACCCCGGTATGGCGTGAAACCCGTGAAAGCGCGGCCATGCTCACCCGCCTGGCGCCAAGCCATGTGCGTTTCGGCCATTTCGAATACTTCTACTACACCAAGCAGCCCGAGCAGCAGCGCGTGCTGATCGACCATGTGCTGGAACAGCACTATCCCGAATGCCGTGACGCCGAGCAGCCCTACCTGGCCATGTTCCGCAGCATCGTCGAGCGCAACGCCGAACTGATTGCCCGTTGGCAGGCCTATGGCTTCTGCCACGGCGTGATGAACACCGACAACATGTCGATTCTCGGCATTACCTTCGACTTCGGCCCTTATGCGTTCCTGGACGACTTCGATGTCAACTTCATCTGCAACCACTCCGACGACCGTGGCCGCTACAGCTATGCCAACCAGGTACCAATCGCCCACTGGAACCTCAGTGCCCTGGCCCAGGCGCTGACCACAGTGATCGAAGTGGAACCCCTGAAGGAGGCGCTGGGGCTGTTCCTGCCGCTTTACCAGGCCCATTACCTCGACCTGATGCGCCGCCGCCTGGGCCTGACCACTGCCGAGGACGACGACATGGCGTTGGTCGAGCGCCTGTTGCAGCGCATGCAGAGCGGTGGCGTGGACTACAACCTGTTCTTCCGCAAGCTGGGTGACAAGCCGGTAGCCGAAGCGCTGAAAGTGGTGCGCGACGACTTCATCGACCTGGCCGGTTTCGATGCCTGGGGTGCGGACTACCTGGCCCGTTGCGAGCGTGAAGCGGCTAATGCCGATGGGCGTCGGGAGCGGATGCATGCGGTCAACCCGCTGTATGTGCTGCGCAACTACCTGGCGCAGAAAGCCATCGAAGCGGCGGAAGCGGGCGACTACAGTGAAGTACGGCGTTTGCATCAGGTGTTGAGCAAGCCATTTGAAGAGCAGGCCGGTATGCAGGCCTACGCCGAGCGCCCACCGGAGTGGGGCAAGCATCTGGAAATCAGCTGTTCTTCGTAA
- the trxC gene encoding thioredoxin TrxC, translating to MSDPLVIPCPHCNGLNRLPAARLGDAPKCGRCKQDVLLSTPFELSEANYASQIKGDLPLLIDVWADWCGPCKSFAPTFEQAARQLSGRCRLAKLDSEANRNLAGQLGIRSIPSLILFKNGREISRQAGAFPLQSLLEWLRSQGV from the coding sequence ATGTCCGATCCACTGGTAATCCCCTGCCCCCATTGCAACGGCCTCAACCGCCTGCCGGCGGCGCGCCTGGGTGACGCCCCGAAATGCGGCCGCTGCAAGCAGGACGTGCTGCTGAGTACCCCGTTCGAACTCAGCGAAGCCAACTATGCCAGCCAGATCAAGGGCGACCTGCCACTGCTGATCGACGTCTGGGCCGACTGGTGCGGCCCGTGCAAATCCTTCGCCCCGACCTTCGAACAGGCCGCGCGCCAGCTAAGCGGCCGCTGCCGCCTGGCCAAGCTCGACAGCGAGGCCAACCGCAACCTCGCCGGACAACTGGGCATCCGCTCGATTCCCAGCCTGATCCTGTTCAAGAACGGCCGCGAGATCAGCCGCCAGGCCGGGGCGTTTCCACTCCAGTCGTTGCTGGAATGGCTGCGTAGCCAGGGGGTTTAG
- a CDS encoding ParA family protein yields the protein MRRVVFNQKGGVGKSSIACNLAAVSANEGYRTLLIDLDAQANSTQYLTGLTGEDIPMGIADFFKQSLSSGPFSKKNKVDIYETPFDNLHVVTATAELADLQPKLEAKHKINKLRKLLDELDEDYERIYIDTPPALNFYAVSALIAADRVLIPFDCDSFSRQALYGLLAEIEELKEDHNEDLVVEGIVVNQFQSRASLPQQMLDELLEEGLPVLPVYLGSSVKMRESHHASLPLIHLEPRHKLTQQFVELHDLLEENG from the coding sequence ATGCGGCGCGTGGTGTTCAATCAGAAAGGTGGCGTGGGCAAGTCGAGCATCGCCTGCAACCTGGCGGCGGTCAGTGCCAATGAAGGCTACCGGACCCTGCTGATCGACCTGGATGCCCAGGCCAATTCGACCCAGTACCTCACCGGCCTCACCGGCGAGGACATCCCCATGGGCATCGCCGACTTCTTCAAGCAGAGCCTGTCCAGCGGGCCGTTCAGCAAGAAAAACAAGGTCGATATCTACGAAACCCCCTTTGACAACCTGCACGTGGTCACCGCCACCGCCGAACTGGCCGACCTGCAGCCGAAGCTGGAGGCCAAGCACAAGATCAACAAGCTGCGCAAGCTGCTCGACGAACTGGACGAGGACTACGAGCGGATCTATATCGATACCCCGCCGGCTCTGAACTTCTATGCGGTTTCTGCACTGATCGCCGCTGATCGCGTACTGATTCCCTTCGACTGCGACAGCTTTTCACGCCAGGCCCTGTATGGCCTGCTGGCCGAGATCGAAGAGCTCAAGGAAGACCACAACGAAGACCTGGTAGTCGAAGGCATCGTGGTCAACCAGTTCCAGTCCCGTGCCAGCCTGCCGCAGCAGATGCTCGATGAGCTGCTGGAGGAGGGGTTGCCGGTGCTACCGGTGTATCTGGGCAGCTCGGTGAAGATGCGTGAATCGCACCATGCCAGCCTGCCGCTGATTCACCTGGAGCCCAGGCACAAGCTGACCCAGCAGTTTGTCGAGTTGCATGATTTGCTTGAGGAGAATGGCTGA
- a CDS encoding LysR family transcriptional regulator, which produces MELRHLRYFIAVAEELHFGRAALQLGISQPPLSQQIQALEQELGARLFERTNRRVELSEAGRLFLDEARQVLAQVEKAADVARRAQLGELGEMKIGFTSSAPFTSKIPKAIHAFRQRFPAVHLNLREMSSRDVAEGVFDESIEVGLMRPMPLPEGLVATELFSEPLVAVINASHPLAEGTQHGVYMAALAHEPFVFFPRSYGSGLHAQLLSLARQAGFSPHFAQEAGEAMTIIGLVSAGLGVSVLPASFQRMRIEGVVYRTLLDDGAMTAVWLVQRERGRSAMARAFADLVVGQAYD; this is translated from the coding sequence ATGGAATTGCGCCATCTGCGTTACTTCATCGCCGTGGCCGAAGAGCTGCACTTTGGCCGCGCCGCCCTCCAGCTGGGCATTTCGCAGCCGCCCCTGAGCCAGCAGATCCAGGCGCTGGAGCAGGAGCTGGGCGCACGGCTGTTCGAGCGTACCAACCGGCGGGTCGAGCTGAGCGAGGCGGGGCGGTTGTTCCTCGACGAAGCCCGCCAGGTGCTGGCGCAGGTGGAAAAAGCCGCCGATGTGGCCCGACGTGCGCAGTTGGGCGAGTTGGGCGAAATGAAGATCGGCTTCACGTCCTCGGCCCCGTTCACCTCGAAGATCCCCAAGGCCATCCATGCGTTCCGCCAGCGTTTCCCGGCGGTGCACCTGAACCTCAGGGAAATGAGCAGCCGCGATGTCGCCGAGGGGGTGTTCGATGAATCCATAGAGGTAGGGCTGATGCGGCCGATGCCGCTGCCGGAAGGCCTGGTCGCCACCGAGCTGTTCAGCGAGCCGCTGGTAGCGGTAATCAACGCATCGCACCCGCTGGCCGAAGGAACCCAGCATGGCGTGTACATGGCGGCGCTGGCCCATGAGCCGTTCGTGTTCTTCCCGCGCAGTTATGGCAGCGGCCTGCATGCGCAGCTGTTGAGCCTGGCGCGGCAGGCGGGCTTCAGCCCGCATTTTGCCCAGGAAGCGGGGGAAGCGATGACCATCATCGGCCTGGTGTCGGCGGGGTTGGGGGTCTCGGTACTGCCGGCCTCCTTCCAGCGCATGCGCATCGAAGGCGTGGTGTACCGCACCCTGCTCGATGACGGGGCTATGACGGCGGTGTGGCTGGTACAGCGCGAGCGCGGCAGGTCGGCAATGGCCAGGGCCTTTGCCGATTTGGTGGTCGGTCAGGCCTATGACTGA
- a CDS encoding MFS transporter — translation MWIEKGTPAFMKTVLALFSGGFATFALLYCVQPMMPLLSKEFAINAAQSSLVLSVSTAMLAFGLLVTGPISDRIGRKPVMVFALACAALSTLASAVMPSWELVLATRALVGLSLSGLAAVAMTYLSEEIHPQHIGLAMGLYIGGNAIGGMSGRLITGVLIDFVSWHAAMLTIGGLALAAALVFWKVLPESRNFRPQAMNPRSLLDGFVMHFKDAGLPWLFLEAFLLMGAFVTLFNYIGYRLLAGPYHMNQALVGLLSVVYLSGIYSSAQVGALADKLGRRKVFWASIVVMASGMLMTLASPLVAVIVGMLVFTFGFFGAHSVASSWIGRRALRAKGQASSLYLFSYYAGSSVAGTAGGVFWHQWGWNGIGLFIGSLLAVALLVALHLSKLAPKSV, via the coding sequence ATGTGGATCGAAAAGGGCACGCCTGCGTTCATGAAAACCGTGCTGGCCTTGTTCAGCGGCGGCTTCGCCACCTTCGCGCTGTTGTATTGCGTGCAGCCGATGATGCCGCTGCTGTCAAAGGAATTTGCAATCAACGCAGCGCAGAGCAGCCTGGTGCTGTCGGTCTCGACGGCGATGCTGGCGTTCGGCCTGTTGGTTACCGGGCCCATTTCCGACCGCATCGGCCGCAAGCCGGTGATGGTGTTTGCCCTGGCCTGTGCGGCCCTCTCCACCTTGGCCAGCGCGGTGATGCCAAGTTGGGAGCTGGTCCTGGCCACCCGTGCCTTGGTCGGCCTGTCCCTGAGCGGCTTGGCGGCAGTGGCGATGACCTACCTCAGCGAAGAGATCCACCCGCAGCACATCGGCCTGGCCATGGGCCTGTACATTGGCGGCAATGCCATTGGCGGCATGAGCGGGCGCCTGATCACAGGGGTACTGATCGATTTCGTCAGCTGGCATGCGGCGATGCTGACCATCGGTGGCCTGGCCCTGGCGGCCGCGCTGGTGTTCTGGAAGGTGCTGCCCGAATCGCGCAACTTCCGCCCACAGGCGATGAATCCGCGTAGCCTGCTGGATGGCTTTGTCATGCACTTCAAGGATGCCGGCCTGCCCTGGCTGTTCCTTGAAGCCTTCCTGCTGATGGGCGCCTTCGTCACCCTGTTCAACTACATCGGCTATCGCCTGCTGGCCGGGCCCTACCACATGAACCAGGCGCTGGTCGGCTTGCTGTCGGTGGTGTACCTGTCGGGCATCTACAGCTCGGCGCAGGTCGGCGCCCTGGCCGACAAGCTGGGCCGGCGCAAGGTGTTCTGGGCCAGTATCGTGGTGATGGCGAGTGGCATGCTGATGACCTTGGCCAGCCCGCTGGTAGCGGTGATCGTGGGCATGCTGGTGTTCACCTTCGGCTTCTTTGGCGCGCATTCGGTGGCCAGCAGCTGGATCGGTCGCCGGGCGCTGAGAGCCAAGGGGCAGGCCTCGTCGCTGTACTTGTTCAGCTATTACGCGGGGTCGAGTGTAGCCGGTACGGCGGGCGGGGTGTTCTGGCACCAGTGGGGCTGGAACGGCATCGGGCTGTTCATCGGCAGCCTGCTGGCGGTGGCGTTGCTGGTGGCGCTGCACCTGAGCAAGCTGGCACCTAAGTCGGTATGA
- a CDS encoding NirD/YgiW/YdeI family stress tolerance protein → MKARYLALILAPLFSTAALAASYTGPGAQSVTTVAAANDAADDTPVVLQGYVTKKINNDDKYEFKDNTGTITVEIDDEDLPPTQFNDKTKVKLTGEVEKHLMSREVDVDRVEIIN, encoded by the coding sequence ATGAAAGCACGTTATCTTGCGTTGATCCTCGCCCCCTTGTTCAGCACTGCCGCTCTGGCTGCCAGCTACACCGGGCCGGGCGCCCAGTCGGTTACTACCGTAGCTGCGGCCAACGATGCTGCCGATGACACCCCAGTGGTACTGCAAGGCTACGTGACCAAGAAAATCAACAACGACGACAAGTACGAGTTCAAAGACAACACCGGCACCATCACCGTTGAAATCGATGATGAAGACCTGCCGCCGACGCAGTTCAACGACAAGACCAAGGTAAAGCTGACCGGTGAGGTAGAGAAGCACCTGATGAGCCGGGAAGTGGATGTAGACAGGGTCGAAATCATCAACTGA
- the hemE gene encoding uroporphyrinogen decarboxylase, which yields MTALKNDRFLRALLKQPVDVTPVWMMRQAGRYLPEYRASRAKAGDFMSLCMNPQFACEVTLQPLDRYPLDAAILFSDILTIPDAMGLGLYFETGEGPRFKKVISSPADIEALPIPDPQKDLDYVMDAVSTIRRELNGRVPLIGFSGSPWTLATYMVEGGSSKDFRKTKAMAYDNPQALHLLLDKLAQAVTSYLNGQILAGAQAVQIFDTWGGNLSAAAYQEFSLAYMRKIVSGLIREHEGRKVPVILFTKNGGLWLESIAEAGADALGLDWTCEIGDARRRVGDKVALQGNMDPTVLYAKPEAIRNEVARILASYGHGTGHVFNLGHGITPEVDPEHAGVFINAVHELSAQYHQ from the coding sequence ATGACTGCCCTGAAGAACGATCGTTTCCTGCGTGCACTGCTCAAGCAACCCGTGGACGTTACCCCAGTGTGGATGATGCGCCAGGCCGGCCGCTATCTGCCGGAGTACCGCGCCAGCCGCGCCAAGGCCGGTGACTTCATGAGCCTGTGCATGAACCCGCAGTTCGCCTGCGAGGTCACCCTGCAGCCGCTGGACCGCTACCCGCTGGATGCGGCGATCCTGTTCTCGGACATTCTCACCATCCCCGACGCCATGGGCCTGGGCTTGTACTTCGAAACCGGCGAAGGCCCGCGTTTCAAGAAGGTCATCAGCAGCCCGGCCGATATCGAAGCGCTGCCGATCCCCGATCCACAGAAAGACCTCGACTATGTGATGGACGCGGTCAGCACCATCCGCCGCGAGCTCAACGGCCGCGTGCCGCTGATCGGCTTCTCCGGTAGCCCATGGACCTTGGCCACCTACATGGTCGAAGGCGGCTCGTCGAAGGACTTCCGCAAGACCAAGGCAATGGCCTACGACAACCCGCAGGCCCTGCACCTGCTGCTGGACAAGCTGGCCCAGGCGGTGACCAGCTACCTCAACGGGCAGATCCTCGCCGGCGCCCAAGCCGTGCAGATCTTCGACACCTGGGGCGGCAACCTGTCTGCGGCGGCCTACCAGGAATTCTCCCTGGCCTACATGCGCAAGATCGTCAGCGGCCTGATCCGCGAGCATGAAGGGCGCAAGGTGCCGGTGATCCTGTTCACCAAGAACGGTGGCCTGTGGCTGGAAAGCATCGCTGAAGCGGGCGCCGACGCGCTGGGCCTGGACTGGACCTGCGAGATTGGCGACGCTCGCCGCCGTGTGGGTGACAAGGTGGCGCTGCAGGGCAACATGGACCCGACCGTGCTGTACGCCAAGCCCGAAGCCATTCGCAACGAAGTCGCGCGGATCCTGGCCAGTTACGGCCATGGCACAGGCCACGTGTTCAACCTCGGCCACGGCATCACCCCGGAAGTCGACCCGGAGCACGCTGGCGTGTTCATCAATGCCGTGCATGAGCTGTCGGCGCAATACCATCAGTGA